One Alnus glutinosa chromosome 3, dhAlnGlut1.1, whole genome shotgun sequence genomic region harbors:
- the LOC133863874 gene encoding RING-H2 finger protein ATL5-like: MRGSGMNLITAVIGFGMSATFIVFVCTRIICGRLRRAESRPMFEIESRIDLEQPEPGVRGLEPVLVAAIPTMKFNHEAFSSMEDPQCSICLAEYQEKEVLRIMPKCGHNFHLSCIDVWLRRQSTCPVCRLPLQDSFGTKHVRPPVFSITQSFDDSEVSMDHSHLWLLPGPQRSVGNESNQGNVEPVLVNTPEPTLSGEAERRQ; encoded by the exons ATGAGGGGTTCAGGAATGAATTTGATTACCGCTGTTATTGGGTTTGGGATGAGTGCAACATTTATTGTCTTTGTCTGCACAAGAATAATCTGTGGGAGGCTCCGCAGGGCGGAATCACGGCCCATGTTCGAGATTGAATCAAGGATTGATCTTGAACAG CCAGAACCTGGGGTTAGAGGCCTTGAACCAGTTCTGGTTGCTGCGATCCCTACCATGAAATTCAACCATGAAGCTTTCAGTTCTATGGAAGATCCACA GTGCTCAATATGTTTGGCAGAGTACCAAGAGAAAGAAGTATTACGAATAATGCCCAAATGCGGCCACAATTTTCATCTCTCTTGCATTGATGTGTGGCTCAGAAGACAGTCTACTTGTCCTGTCTGTCGTCTACCATTACAAGACTCTTTTGGAACAAAACATGTAAGACCACCTGTGTTTAGCATCACTCAATCTTTTGATGATTCTGAGGTCTCAATGGATCATTCCCATCTGTGGCTGCTACCTGGCCCTCAGCGTTCAGTAGGGAATGAAAGTAACCAAGGGAATGTTGAGCCTGTTCTTGTGAACACCCCAGAGCCAACACTTTCTGGAGAAGCAGAAAGAAGACAATGA